The stretch of DNA AAACCATGTTCGTGTCGCCAACCTTGTCATCGAAAAAGCAAAGCGTCGTGTTGAGATGGGCAAAGATGTCATCATTCTTTTAGATTCTATCACTCGTCTTGCTCGTGCTTACAATACGGTAACCCCATCAAGCGGTAAAGTACTCAGTGGTGGTGTGGATGCAAACGCTCTGCATAAACCAAAACGTTTCTTTGGTGCGGCGAGAAATATCGAAGATGGTGGTAGTTTGACCATCATTTCAACCGCATTGATCGAGACTGGAAGTCGAATGGACGAAGTTATCTTTGAAGAGTTTAAAGGCACTGGTAACAGCGAGATTGTACTCGATAGAAATATCTCTGATCGTCGTATCTACCCAGCGATTAACATCATGAAATCAGGAACACGTAAAGAAGAGCTTCTACTCTCCCCTGATAAACTCCAAAAAATTTGGGCACTTAGAAGTGCTATTAGCCAGATGGATGACATTGAAGCACTTAAATTCTTGTATGCTAAAATGCTTAAAACCAAGGACAATGAAGAACTCCTCTCTATCATGAATGACTAAAAACCTAAAGGTTGCGCTGTGTCACATCAAGTACTTGCTCTAAAATATCGTCCTTCCTCGTTTGACAAACTGATCGGCCAAGAGTCGATCACCCAAACACTTTCATTAGCACTTAACCAAGATAGGCTCTCACATGCCTATCTTTTCTCCGGACTTCGTGGTAGTGGTAAAACATCAACTGCGCGTATCTTTGCGAAAGCCCTCGTCTGCGACCAAGGTCCAAGCTCAACGCCATGCGAAGTGTGCGAACACTGCCTGAGTGCCAATGAAAACCGTCACATCGACATTATTGAGATGGATGCCGCGTCCAATCGTGGTATTGATGATATTCGTGAACTGATCGAGAGTACCAAATACAAACCATCAAGTGCTCGCTTTAAAATCTTTATCATCGATGAAGTCCACATGCTGACTACACAAGCGTTTAATGCGCTTTTGAAGACATTGGAAGAGCCTCCAAGCTATGTAAAATTCATCCTAGCAACGACAGACCCTTTAAAACTACCTGCAACGATTTTGTCACGTGCGCAACATTTCCGTTTTAAACAGATCAAACAAAGTGACGTGGTCAACCACCTCTGTCATATACTCAATCTTGAAAACATTGAGTACGAAAAAGAAGCCTTAGAGATGCTCTCGCGCGCAGGCAACGGATCACTTCGCGATACTTTGACATTGCTTGATCAAGCCATCATTTTTTCTAAAGGATACATTACACCTGAGAATGTGGCAACGATGCTTGGACTTCTTGACCCTAACCAACTTGAGACGATTTTTACGGCAATTTTGAGTGCCAATAAAAACGAGATGCTTCACCTTATCAAAGAGCTTGAGAGTTATGAGTGCGAAATCGTCATCGATGAGTTAATCGCGTATCTTAAAAATGCTTTTTTTGCGCAAGATCGCCGTTTTTCAACTCTTTTGTATGAGCGCTTTTTCAAAATTCTGAGTGAATCCAAAAGCCTGCTTTACATCAATGCCAACAACGGTTTCGTGCTCTCTTTGATCTTCTTTAAAATGATTGAAGCGACCAATATTAAAACCATTGAAGAGATGATAGACTCACTTGAAAATGAGAAATTTAGACTTCCTGCTCATGCTAAACCTGAAGTTGCAGAAAGTACAGAAACACCTGCTCCAGCGCTAGAAGAAGTTTTACATGTAAAAGATCAAGGCGTGACATCACAAATGCTTTTTACAAGACTGTGCGACAAACTACTTGATCGTAATGCCGAGCTAGGCGAATGTTTTAAAAATCACATTCGTTTTGTAAGCTTTGAAGATGAACAACTTACTCTCACCTCGAGTGCTGAGGGCGAAGCGAGTAAAACACTCAATACGTATTACAGCATCATCAAGCATTTTGTCCAAGAACTTTTCGGCTTAGAGACAAAAATCAAGATCAATAAAATCCAAGCGCTTCCGCCAGAACCTCAACCTGCTGAACCCGTACCCATGTTTGATCCTAACTATGAACTGCAAATGAATGAGGCAGAATTAAGCGCTAATGAGCAA from Sulfurospirillum oryzae encodes:
- a CDS encoding DNA polymerase III subunit gamma/tau, whose translation is MSHQVLALKYRPSSFDKLIGQESITQTLSLALNQDRLSHAYLFSGLRGSGKTSTARIFAKALVCDQGPSSTPCEVCEHCLSANENRHIDIIEMDAASNRGIDDIRELIESTKYKPSSARFKIFIIDEVHMLTTQAFNALLKTLEEPPSYVKFILATTDPLKLPATILSRAQHFRFKQIKQSDVVNHLCHILNLENIEYEKEALEMLSRAGNGSLRDTLTLLDQAIIFSKGYITPENVATMLGLLDPNQLETIFTAILSANKNEMLHLIKELESYECEIVIDELIAYLKNAFFAQDRRFSTLLYERFFKILSESKSLLYINANNGFVLSLIFFKMIEATNIKTIEEMIDSLENEKFRLPAHAKPEVAESTETPAPALEEVLHVKDQGVTSQMLFTRLCDKLLDRNAELGECFKNHIRFVSFEDEQLTLTSSAEGEASKTLNTYYSIIKHFVQELFGLETKIKINKIQALPPEPQPAEPVPMFDPNYELQMNEAELSANEQSSSMIESLEFEDEPQSESCATGAMMAGKCEVDAKEVLNTPFVQRATELFDPQKIQIRQKV